The following are from one region of the Methanomassiliicoccales archaeon genome:
- a CDS encoding 2-isopropylmalate synthase, with protein MDDLRTNDSQDSEKIEDYRKSIYTSQFNKYALSSSLPKKVLIFDTTLRDGEQTPGIAFSIDDKVKIASALSDLGVDVIEAGFPITSAGEREAIRKIAGLKLNARVCGLARSTKADIDAVLDCGLDYVHTFIATSDIHLKHKLKMTREQVLDKAVETVEYAKSHGLTVEMSCEDGTRTDLDFLRQMHTAVQNAGVDKINLPDTVGTMSPSAMEYLVGEVMKFTKVPLAIHCHDDFGLAVANSLAAVRQGASQVHVCINGLGERAGNAALEEVVLGLMAFYNLPTNIDTKRIGYTSKLVSRITGIPVPDNKPIVGSHAFAHESGIHVHGVLKDPSTYEAFRPELVGMQRTIVLGKHSGAHSITQKLKEYGIDISDEKVAEVVEKVKKLAESGKEVDDAELVALASHIVGQTAREEHKIKLKEFTVLTGMNITPTSTVVIDIDGDVRRSSNIGIGPVDAALNAIKSAVSDKLTLVEYRLSAITGGSDSLCEVMVKLRMNGEGSVMSIGKSIGTDIVLTSVEATMEAIDRLYARKGA; from the coding sequence ATGGACGACCTTCGAACGAACGATAGTCAGGACTCGGAAAAAATCGAGGATTACAGGAAGAGCATCTATACCAGCCAATTCAACAAATATGCCCTGTCCAGTTCGTTGCCGAAGAAGGTCCTGATCTTTGACACCACCCTCCGGGACGGAGAGCAGACGCCGGGCATCGCTTTCTCGATCGACGACAAGGTGAAGATCGCATCGGCGCTCAGCGATCTCGGGGTTGATGTCATAGAGGCTGGATTCCCGATAACCTCGGCCGGGGAGAGGGAGGCTATCAGAAAGATCGCCGGCCTCAAGCTCAACGCCCGGGTGTGCGGACTGGCCAGATCGACCAAGGCAGACATCGATGCGGTGCTGGACTGCGGGCTCGATTACGTGCACACGTTCATCGCCACATCCGACATCCACCTGAAGCACAAGCTCAAGATGACGAGAGAGCAGGTGCTGGACAAGGCAGTGGAGACGGTTGAGTACGCCAAGTCCCACGGTCTCACGGTCGAGATGTCGTGCGAGGACGGGACCAGGACGGACCTGGATTTCCTTAGGCAGATGCATACCGCGGTACAGAATGCCGGGGTGGACAAGATCAATCTGCCGGACACCGTTGGAACCATGTCGCCGTCGGCGATGGAGTATCTGGTGGGAGAGGTCATGAAATTCACCAAGGTGCCTCTGGCGATCCATTGCCACGACGATTTCGGTCTGGCCGTGGCGAACTCACTGGCAGCGGTGCGGCAGGGGGCCAGCCAGGTGCATGTCTGCATCAACGGTCTGGGCGAAAGGGCTGGGAACGCGGCACTGGAAGAGGTCGTCCTCGGGCTGATGGCCTTCTATAACCTCCCGACGAACATCGACACCAAGCGCATCGGTTACACCTCCAAGCTGGTCTCCCGGATCACTGGCATCCCGGTCCCGGACAACAAGCCCATCGTGGGGAGCCATGCCTTCGCCCACGAGTCCGGGATCCACGTTCATGGCGTCCTCAAGGACCCGTCGACCTACGAGGCCTTCCGACCGGAGCTGGTCGGCATGCAGCGCACCATCGTGCTGGGGAAGCACAGCGGGGCGCACTCGATCACCCAGAAGCTTAAGGAATACGGCATCGACATCTCCGATGAAAAGGTGGCCGAGGTCGTCGAGAAGGTCAAGAAGCTGGCCGAGAGCGGAAAGGAAGTGGACGACGCGGAACTGGTGGCGCTGGCATCGCACATCGTCGGACAGACGGCAAGGGAAGAGCATAAGATAAAGCTCAAAGAGTTCACCGTGCTTACCGGGATGAACATCACCCCCACATCGACGGTGGTGATCGATATCGATGGGGACGTGCGCAGGAGCTCCAACATCGGCATAGGACCGGTGGATGCCGCCCTGAACGCGATCAAGAGCGCGGTCAGCGACAAACTGACCCTGGTGGAATACCGTCTCAGTGCCATCACCGGCGGGAGCGATTCGCTGTGCGAGGTCATGGTGAAACTGAGGATGAACGGGGAGGGCAGCGTCATGTCCATAGGCAAGAGCATCGGCACCGACATCGTACTTACATCGGTCGAAGCGACCATGGAGGCCATCGACCGGCTATATGCCCGCAAGGGCGCATGA
- a CDS encoding radical SAM protein — protein MKICEIFRSLQGEGTLIGTPTVFIRTVGCNLECAWCDTPYSKKGGDEMSVPEILAKVKEYEIHHVCVTGGEPLYQKESVRLIDDLLNAGYHVSVETNGSLSLEDLPCSMNMMISMDIKCPSSGMAEQMDLSNLELLSPIDQLKFIVADREDMMYAVKMLKENKVECTVIFTPVGGLALEPVADFVLKKKLNVRVLPQLHKLIWGDKRGV, from the coding sequence ATGAAGATATGCGAGATTTTTAGGTCGCTCCAGGGCGAGGGCACGCTGATAGGCACCCCGACAGTGTTCATACGGACGGTCGGATGTAACCTGGAATGCGCGTGGTGCGATACCCCTTATTCCAAGAAGGGAGGGGACGAGATGTCCGTCCCGGAGATACTGGCCAAGGTCAAGGAATATGAGATCCATCATGTTTGCGTTACCGGTGGGGAACCTCTCTATCAGAAGGAATCGGTGAGGCTGATCGATGACCTGTTGAACGCAGGCTACCACGTCTCCGTGGAGACGAACGGTTCGCTATCCCTCGAGGATCTACCCTGTTCGATGAACATGATGATCAGCATGGACATAAAGTGCCCCTCGTCGGGCATGGCCGAACAGATGGACCTCTCCAATCTGGAGCTCCTTTCTCCCATCGACCAGTTGAAGTTCATCGTGGCGGACCGGGAGGATATGATGTACGCCGTCAAGATGCTGAAGGAGAACAAGGTCGAGTGCACCGTCATATTCACGCCAGTGGGCGGATTGGCATTGGAACCGGTGGCCGATTTCGTGCTCAAGAAGAAGCTGAACGTAAGGGTTCTCCCGCAGCTGCACAAGCTGATATGGGGCGACAAAAGGGGCGTCTGA
- the queC gene encoding 7-cyano-7-deazaguanine synthase QueC, translated as MKAVSLLSGGLDSTVTLAYALSEGYDVVPLTIRYGQRHIRELDAAKAVVKHYGLKHHVVLDLDLSSFRSALTRSDIEVPERGSTAEIGDDIPITYVPARNIIFLSIAAGLAESVDADRIFIGANAIDYSGYPDCRPEFFRAFETVLKVGTKAGVEGAPIIIEHPILRSTKEDIVRLGKKLKAPLHLTWSCYQGGEKACGRCDSCLLRLKGFADAGYQDEIDYE; from the coding sequence ATGAAAGCGGTCTCATTGCTGTCTGGCGGGCTTGATTCAACGGTGACCCTGGCCTATGCCCTCTCGGAAGGATATGACGTGGTCCCGTTGACGATAAGATATGGGCAGAGGCACATACGTGAATTGGACGCGGCCAAGGCGGTGGTCAAGCACTATGGCCTGAAGCACCACGTGGTCCTGGACCTCGACCTGAGCAGTTTCCGGAGCGCGCTGACCAGGAGTGACATCGAGGTGCCGGAGAGGGGATCGACCGCGGAGATCGGGGACGACATTCCCATAACCTATGTTCCGGCCAGGAACATCATCTTCCTCAGCATAGCGGCCGGTCTGGCAGAGAGCGTGGACGCGGACCGGATATTCATAGGCGCCAACGCCATCGACTATTCGGGCTACCCGGACTGCAGGCCCGAGTTCTTCCGTGCCTTCGAGACCGTTCTCAAGGTCGGGACCAAGGCAGGCGTCGAAGGCGCCCCGATAATCATCGAGCATCCGATACTGCGCTCGACCAAGGAGGACATCGTCCGCCTGGGCAAGAAGCTCAAGGCTCCTCTGCACCTGACGTGGAGCTGCTATCAGGGCGGGGAAAAGGCGTGCGGAAGATGCGATTCCTGCCTGCTCAGGCTCAAAGGCTTCGCAGACGCCGGATACCAGGACGAGATCGATTACGAGTGA
- a CDS encoding 6-carboxytetrahydropterin synthase, with protein MDNMRLEIDGEHAGVKFSACHFIAGHEKCGRLHGHSYVVSIKLHGSIGEHGMIMDFIPLKKALREIADDLDHRVLIPANSKRITVSVGEEVFVKANHKRYVFPAEDVVLLDTEESSAEELARLFLLRLLEQVEFPKNVSRLEVGIDEELGQSAWAIHDFSVI; from the coding sequence ATGGATAACATGCGACTCGAGATAGATGGAGAGCATGCGGGTGTCAAATTCTCCGCTTGCCATTTCATAGCTGGTCACGAGAAGTGCGGCCGATTGCATGGCCACTCCTACGTCGTCAGCATCAAGCTTCATGGTTCGATCGGCGAACACGGGATGATCATGGACTTCATCCCGCTCAAGAAAGCCCTCCGAGAAATAGCCGACGACCTGGACCATCGCGTCCTCATACCGGCCAACTCCAAAAGGATAACCGTTTCCGTGGGCGAGGAGGTTTTCGTGAAGGCGAACCACAAACGGTATGTCTTCCCGGCCGAGGACGTGGTCCTTCTGGACACGGAAGAGTCCAGCGCGGAAGAGCTGGCGCGATTGTTCCTGTTGAGATTATTGGAGCAGGTCGAATTCCCGAAGAACGTATCCCGCCTCGAGGTGGGCATCGATGAGGAATTGGGACAGAGCGCCTGGGCCATCCATGATTTTTCGGTGATCTGA